A single Corynebacterium resistens DSM 45100 DNA region contains:
- a CDS encoding aldose epimerase family protein encodes MSTTVELSAGDYLASIDLQGGGLRGLWHRGRPLVQTYPVGAPVPLSAGQVLAPWPNRTSDGVFAVDGNVYALPINEPARNNAIHGVCNTVEWEVVEAEAASVSKEAGEAENDREDKEARGSKQISEAAQQVHVRAQVGPQQGWPWRLEVGAKWSLRADAGLRVEWSAQNLGEHRQPFGLGWHPYLSALGAPLDECQLQLQPVETSVPLDPQKMVPCGVEVPVDETWDLTGGIPMAGVQMDHCFGVWPHSEAPVAPARSRSSVSLLNERGEGVQMRAGGEFGWYQVYVADPVNGGGYPEVGRAVAVEPMTCPADALRSGRGLVWLEPAESRAFYVELRCIEG; translated from the coding sequence TTGAGCACCACCGTGGAACTCTCTGCAGGTGATTACCTTGCGAGCATCGATCTTCAGGGCGGGGGACTGCGGGGATTATGGCACCGCGGTCGCCCGCTAGTGCAGACCTACCCCGTAGGCGCACCTGTCCCTTTAAGCGCTGGGCAAGTGCTTGCACCGTGGCCGAACCGCACCTCAGATGGCGTGTTCGCAGTTGATGGGAACGTGTATGCTCTGCCGATCAATGAGCCCGCCCGCAACAACGCGATCCACGGAGTATGTAACACCGTGGAATGGGAGGTCGTGGAAGCCGAGGCGGCGTCGGTATCTAAAGAGGCTGGTGAGGCCGAAAACGACCGTGAAGACAAAGAAGCACGCGGTTCAAAGCAGATAAGCGAGGCAGCGCAACAGGTTCACGTGCGCGCGCAGGTGGGGCCACAACAGGGCTGGCCATGGCGCCTTGAAGTGGGCGCGAAGTGGTCGCTGCGGGCGGATGCGGGACTACGTGTGGAGTGGAGTGCCCAGAACCTAGGGGAGCACCGGCAACCATTCGGGTTGGGCTGGCACCCCTACCTCAGCGCATTGGGCGCACCACTCGATGAGTGCCAGCTACAACTACAGCCGGTAGAAACCTCTGTGCCTTTGGATCCGCAGAAAATGGTGCCATGCGGTGTGGAAGTACCGGTTGACGAGACGTGGGATCTCACCGGTGGCATACCAATGGCGGGGGTGCAGATGGATCATTGTTTCGGGGTGTGGCCACACAGTGAAGCGCCCGTAGCGCCCGCTCGATCCAGAAGTTCCGTGAGCTTGTTGAATGAGCGCGGTGAGGGCGTGCAGATGCGAGCCGGCGGGGAGTTCGGTTGGTATCAGGTGTACGTGGCTGATCCAGTAAACGGGGGAGGATACCCCGAGGTGGGGCGGGCAGTCGCCGTAGAACCCATGACGTGCCCCGCAGATGCTTTGCGCTCCGGGCGTGGGCTGGTGTGGTTGGAACCTGCGGAGAGCAGGGCTTTTTACGTGGAATTGCGCTGCATCGAGGGATGA
- a CDS encoding sodium:solute symporter family protein, translating to MTEGLRLDASWVDYTLVALYFAFVLGIGWAAKAKVSSSIDFFLSGRSLPAWVTGLAFISANLGAVEIVGMSANGVQYGFETMHYFWIGAIPAMVFLGIVMMPFYYGSKVRSVPEFMRRRFGNGAHLVNALSFAVAQLLIAGINLLLLAKVVNSLLGWPLWITLIVAAVIVLSYITLGGLSAAIYNEVLQFFIIVAALLPLTLIGLHNVGGWNGLKEKVVDPNHFHTWPGTEISGFDNPVVSVIGLTFGLGFVLSFGYWTTNFVEVQRSMAADSLSAARKTPIIGAFPKMFVPFIVVIPGMIAGATVTPLVRGSAQPNDAMLYLMRDMLPNGLLGVALAGLLAAFMAGMAANISAFNTVFSYDLWQTYVKKDREDDYYLRVGRIATIVATVIAVFTALLASNFGNVMDYLQTLFGFFNAPLFATFILGMFWKRMTSTAGWVGLVLGTTSAIVYWAIATFSGTEIAFFNLPGQGTAFVAASLAFVVDIVASVVVSLVTKPKPDSELVGFVKSVTPKEHLMDDAEASLPWYRRTVPLGILCLVLALGLNIIFA from the coding sequence ATGACGGAAGGGCTGCGCCTAGATGCTTCCTGGGTGGATTACACGCTGGTCGCGCTGTACTTTGCCTTCGTCCTCGGAATTGGGTGGGCGGCGAAAGCTAAAGTTTCCAGCTCCATCGATTTCTTCCTCTCCGGCCGTTCCCTGCCCGCATGGGTTACGGGATTGGCCTTCATTTCAGCCAACCTCGGTGCAGTGGAAATCGTGGGCATGTCCGCCAACGGCGTGCAATACGGTTTCGAAACGATGCACTACTTCTGGATCGGCGCGATCCCAGCCATGGTGTTCCTCGGCATCGTGATGATGCCGTTCTACTACGGCTCCAAGGTGCGTTCCGTTCCAGAGTTCATGCGCCGTCGCTTCGGTAATGGCGCTCACTTGGTCAATGCGCTTTCGTTCGCTGTGGCACAGCTGCTGATCGCCGGCATTAACCTACTGCTGCTGGCGAAGGTTGTGAATTCCCTGCTGGGCTGGCCATTGTGGATCACCCTGATTGTCGCCGCCGTGATTGTGCTCAGCTACATCACTTTGGGTGGACTATCTGCAGCGATCTACAACGAGGTCCTGCAATTCTTCATCATTGTCGCCGCGCTGCTGCCACTGACCCTCATTGGACTGCACAATGTCGGCGGATGGAATGGTCTGAAAGAAAAGGTCGTGGATCCCAACCACTTCCACACGTGGCCTGGCACGGAAATCTCCGGCTTCGATAACCCAGTGGTTTCTGTCATTGGCTTGACCTTCGGCCTTGGCTTCGTACTGTCCTTCGGCTACTGGACCACTAACTTCGTAGAGGTTCAGCGTTCCATGGCCGCCGATTCGCTGTCTGCCGCACGCAAGACCCCGATCATCGGTGCGTTCCCCAAGATGTTCGTCCCGTTCATCGTCGTTATCCCCGGTATGATCGCCGGCGCGACCGTCACCCCGCTGGTGCGGGGCTCGGCTCAGCCTAATGATGCGATGCTGTACCTCATGCGCGATATGCTGCCGAATGGCCTGCTGGGCGTGGCACTTGCCGGATTGCTCGCAGCCTTCATGGCCGGCATGGCGGCCAATATCTCCGCCTTCAACACAGTCTTCAGCTACGACCTGTGGCAGACCTACGTGAAGAAGGATCGTGAGGATGATTACTACCTGCGCGTCGGTCGCATCGCCACCATCGTTGCTACCGTCATCGCTGTGTTCACCGCACTGCTGGCAAGCAACTTCGGCAATGTGATGGATTACCTGCAAACCCTGTTCGGCTTCTTCAACGCGCCACTGTTTGCAACCTTCATCCTGGGCATGTTCTGGAAGCGTATGACCTCCACTGCCGGTTGGGTTGGTTTGGTTCTGGGTACCACCTCCGCGATCGTCTACTGGGCAATCGCCACCTTCAGCGGCACGGAAATCGCGTTCTTCAACCTGCCTGGCCAGGGCACAGCATTCGTGGCTGCCTCCCTCGCGTTTGTTGTGGACATCGTGGCATCCGTCGTCGTCTCCCTTGTCACGAAACCAAAGCCGGATAGCGAGCTGGTCGGTTTCGTTAAGTCCGTGACCCCCAAGGAACACCTCATGGATGACGCCGAGGCGTCACTACCGTGGTATCGCCGTACCGTGCCACTTGGCATCTTGTGCCTTGTTCTAGCCCTCGGCCTCAACATCATCTTTGCCTAA